The genomic DNA acattttcagaatgtgctttttcctacttttggccaaagtaaaacaaataaacaaaacaatctgaatttctctttatttttaagttataatATTTTAAGGGtccggaatagattttcctccattggGCCTGTGagctaaaaatgagtttgacaccgctgATTTAGACACTTCCAGGCGGATGTGCAGTGCTGCCCGATGGACACTAGAGGGTGTGAGAGACGAGCAGAGAGGAGGTGAAATCTTAGCTCCGCCTATCAGATGTTGGCTGTGTTTAGTTAATAGTTATTTTGTGTCACTGGTTCCTCATTAACGTCTCTGTTACACCATCAGCCTGTCACTCACGTCCGGCCTTCACGCCCTCACACTTTTACACTCAAtcacataaaataaatacataccattTGAAGcaaacgtttttttaatttgtcaggaattgaaatactttttttttttaaaagtcccaAATCAAGACAATTATCCAGATCAGCTCCTAAATGTAATCACTTGgagtttttagaactctatcggacattgtgacttttggtattagtgttcctggaaaaaggtacccaaacacacatactgtacagcagatttttacagctaaacgtGTACATATAatctatacacacatacacattggccccctagacacatttttttctctcaatgtggcccctgagtcaaaatattcGCCCAGATCtgacataaatcatgcctctcagctggatagaagaaggctgaggacctgttccgacatgttggtacactttgacagccacttTAGactcggaaatggcgagaacgacacaaaaagtcgTGTGGTTCCACCCCcattttcttcgcgaggattatgagtcattccttATCTAAacgagaatatatgaacatcctagcagtcggaatcctaatgacagcagaccttgtacagtaagttatgttttattgtttgttggctttcatgaagtctgcagtgagtaatatatcagtgatgttgtcggaaaaaagcgaacgtcgtaaatacgtaaatattaaatattataaaagttactacattacattacatatatacattacatatatacttcatcatgtatatattacatgttattataaatgctactacattacatatatacttacattatgtatatattacatattataaatgttactacataacatcatgcatatactgtattacatattataaatgttactacattacatatatacttacatcatgtatatattacatataaatgttactatattacatatactgtatacttacatcaagtatatattacatattatgaatgttactacattacatatatacttacattatgtatatattacatattataaatgttacattacatatatacttacatcatgtatatattacatgttattataaatattactacatttcatatatacttacatcatgtatatattacatgcttttataaatattactacattagatatatatttacataatgtatatattacatgatattatgaatgttactacattacatatatacttacatcatgtatatattacatattataaatgttactacattactacatttcatatatacttacatcatttatatattacatgttattataaatgttactacattacatatatacttacatcatgtatatattacatgttataatgaatgttactacattacatatacacttacatcatgtatataaaaccttagtggaggtgtttggatgttttttaagggccttataggcagaatagagcgactcctataggctacattgtaagcaaacttttgatcaaatttatttaatacttagaatgctttaaaaaaaatccatccgtcgtcatgtctttcgtaatgcttgtgaacaatgggcaaaatttaaaaaaaaaaaggacagctCCGCTTTAACattgttttagtctgtaacagaacagatttaaagtgcatcaatttgcctgaaattaaaaaaaatgtaatccttatttaaactatacaTTTTTCCACCAACTTGACCCATTTGGTACTGATAAATCTAAACCAAGATTAACTCGTGAGCAAAATacattaacctacaaaacaaaaaaggaTAAAtagaattgtgattttttttttttcctaatcaaAATGAGCAAGTccagattaatggctacaatgagcacattttgtagtGTACAGCTTTTTGAAGCACGATACTTACTGCGTGATACTGATAAAGACCATTTCCCGGGGTTACAAGTCTCCCTGGCAACACGCCgcgcccgccccactatttgagttCACCGCACAAGCTCTACTCCCGTGTGTGACAATGCGAGCGGTCTCGCCTCCACCCGCAGagacaaatgtgttttttaatcattaattaaagtattttgtacagtatatatactatcTTCACGTTATTGACATccacttatatacagtatataatagcaAAACACTTTGGACATGTTTGATGGTTAAACTTGACAAACTTTTATTTGATAAACGGAATTGCAAATGTATGTATGGACTATGGATATATGGAGCTAcggtatatgaataaatatatccAGACTTAAGGGACACCTTGTTATTGTATTACATTATACAGTATTTGATTCTGTTCTGGTTGTCAAAAGTTTATCAAGTGCAATGATCATACGTGTCCAAAGTTTATTActattgtatttatattacaatGTAGATAATAATAGAGTCCTTTGATAAGGCTAACATGTCAACTAGACTATTTTGGGACGATGCCGACACATAAGCGGATTGGATGCTGCGACGTCATCACCATGACGACAGCGATAAGGAGGGTCATTAGCAGCCAGATGGCCAGCTGGGTAACGTGAGACACTTTTTCAAAGCAAAAGCATCAGTCTGATGATAGCTGGAGTTACCACAAAGTGTGCGCACATCATCGACTCACGTCATGTAATCAAAGCCGGCTGATAGCGGCCTAATGGCCGCGCGCGGTGTCGTGTTCGGGTTAGGGCTGAAACAGCCTGGGTGACCCTGAGATGTGATCCGCACGTCGATGAGGGAAACACGAAACAAAACTTCCATGCATTATTGAGCAGCGCTGGAGGAGACGCTGGGACGTCTCAGGCTAACATCTTTACATGCTCTCCCATAATCCTTTGCAAGTGGACTGTCAACGCATCACATGACATTTCCCTCATTGATTTATTGGGGAAATATGgaattcccagcaggcacaagacattaaaacaacgttgagaacatGTTGGATTAGGTCCTGACCCtgagcaacacaaatacaacgttgaaacaacatgctttttgacaacgtttaatcaatgttgggttccgatgttgatttaacataaaaaatgtggtcatttcccaaccaatattctgcaactcaaatacaacgttgaaacaacatgctttttgacagcgtttaatcaatgttgggttctgacgttaatttgacaatttaattttagtcatttcccaacaaatactctacaactcaaacataacgttgaaacaacatgctttttgacaacgtttagtcaatgttgggttctgacattgattttaccattgaattttggtcatttcctaaccaatattctagaacacaaatataacgttgaaacaacatgctttttgactatgtttaatcaatgtcaggttgtgacgttgatttgaccattgaaattgggtcatttcccaaccaatattctacaacacaaatacaacgttgaaacaacatgctttttgacaacgcttaaaggcctactgaaagccactactaccgaccacgcagtctgatagtttatatatcaatgatgaaatcttaacattgcaacacatgccaatacggccgggttaacttacaaagtgcaattttaaatttcccgctaaacttccggttcgaagcgcctctgaggatgacgtatgcgcgtgacgtcaatcattgaaacggaagtattcggacaccattgaagtcaatacgaaatagctctgttttcatgtcattattccacagtattctggacatctgtgttggtgaatctgttgcaatttgttcattgcattatggagaaagaagctgagcaagcaaagaagaaagttgtcggtgcgaagcgtctattttgcgagggaagtcagcagcaacacgtacacagccggcgcttctttgtttacattcccgaaagatgcagtcaagatggaagaactcggataacagagactctaaccaggaggacttttgacttcgatacacagacgcctgtagagaactgggacaacacagactctcaccaggattactttgatttggatgacaaagacgcagacgtgctaccgtgagtatgcagctttggcttccaaacatttgatcgcttgaccgtacgtgcgcgtcacgtgcgtaactttgtttaaatatataagctttatgaaccttgggttaggtgaacggtcttttgggctgagtgattgtgtgtgttgatcaggtgtttgaattgtattgcgtgttctatggagctaggagctagcagaggagctaggagctagcataacaaacacgtaggtgtttttatgcaggattaatttgtggcatattaaatataagcctggttgtgttgtggctaatagagtatatatatgtcttgtgtttatttactgttttagtcattcccagctgagtatcaggtaccgtgagtatgcagctttggcttccaaacatttgatcgcttgaccgtacgtgcgcgtcacgtacgtaacttttttttaaatatataagcttatgaaccttgggttaggtgaacggtcttttgggctgagtgattgtgtgtgttgatcaggtgtttgaattgtattgcgtgttctatggagctaggagctagcagaggagctaggagctagcataacaaacacgtaggtgtttttatgcaggattaatttgtggcatattaaatataagcctggttgtgttgtggctaatagagtatatatatgtcttgtgtttatttactgttgtagtcattcccagctgaatatcaggtcacccccggctctcacagcatcttccctatctgaatagcttcaactccccactagtccttcacttgcactttactcatccacaaatctttcatcctcgctcaaattaatggggaaattgtcgctttctcggtccgaatctctctcacttcatgcggccatcattgtaaacaatagggaattttgcgtatatgttcaactgactacgtcacgctacttccggtaggggcaagcctttttttttatcagataccaaaagttgcgatctttttcgtcgttgttctatactaaatcctttcagcaaaaatatggcaatatcgcgaaatgatcaagtatgacacatagaatagatctgctatccccgtttaaataaaaaaaattcatttcagtaggcctttaatcaatgttgggttctgacgttaatttgacaattgaattttagtcatttcccaaccaatactctacaattcaaacataacgttgaaacaacatgctttttgacgacatttaatcaatgttgggttctgacattgattttaccattggattttggtcatttcctaaccaatattctagaacacaacattgatttgaCGATGTttgatcaatgtcaggttgtgacgttgatttgaccattgaaatttggtcatttcccaaccaatattctacaacacaaatacaacattgaaacaacatgctgtttgacgacaattaatcaatgttgggttctgacgttgattttaccattgaatgttggtcatttcccaaccaatattctgcaacacaaatacaacgttgaaacaacatgatttttgactacgtttaatcaatgctgggttctgacgttgatttgaccattgaaatttggtcatttcccaaccaatattctacaacacaaacataatgttcaaacaacatactttttgacaacgtttaatcaatgtcgggttctgacattgattcgaccattgaacttTGGTAATTTGCCAACCAACAACTTgaatccaacgttagacaccaatattgtctcaatttaaaaatacaactattttgcaacattgtttcaaagtcagttttaaaggatataatgtataataaacgttgtatcaatgtcttgtgtctgctgggtTGGCTCActgattatcattatcattttctgatggccacagtttgaccttgGAACAGACCATTTCTATTAAGATGGCTCTAGTGTTGCAAACTtgctagttaccgtatttttcggactataagtcgcagtttttttcatagtttggggggtgcgacttatactcaggagtgtgaaattattaacacattaccgtaaaatatcaaataatattatttagctcattcacgtaagagactagacgtataagatttcatgggatttagcgattaggagtgacagattgtttggtaaacttatagcatgttctatatgttatagttatttgaatgactcttaccataatatgttacgttaacataccaggcacgttctcagttggttatttgtgcgtcatataacgtacacttattcagcctgtatttcgctattctttatttattttaaattgcctttcaaatgtctattcttggtgttgggttttatcaaatacatttcccccaaaaatgcgacttatactccagtgcgacttatatatgttttttccttctttattatgcatttttagccggtgcgacttatactacggagcgacgtatagtccgaaaaatacagtatactaAAAAGATCCACTTTTAGCGTGACAACGTCACCAAAGTACCTCCGCACGAGCCTGCAGGATGAAGTCACAACATTCCTGAAGGTGCGGCACCAGGTCGGTGTCGGGCTGGTCCAGGATGCTGACCGTCTTGTAGACGAACAGGTCGGGGAAGACGTTCTCCACGCCAAACGCCACGTTGAGGATGTGTGACACCTGACGAGCGGGTAGGTAGGCGGCATCAGAACCGAGTGGGCGGCGTGGGGGTCCGCTTGGAAGACTTACCTTGTGTCTCCTCAAGGTGCTGAAGTCATGCGCAGCATCCTGAGAACCTGCCCACACGCACACAAAAGTGAGGTTCCTACATAAACCATACAAACGGGTGCGAAGGGACTCACCTAGCAGCAGGTAGGGCTTGACCACGCCCACCTGGAGGTCCCACGAGGCGTCCGGGACGTACCCCAGCATCTTCTCAGGTGCGGCCGGGTCGTCCACCACCGTCATCATTGAGCCTTTCCAGGTCTCGATGATGCGGCGGCCGCTCAGCGATGTCACGCGGGTGCACTGCCTCTTCAGACGCGTGCGAGAGAAACTCTGGATCTCCTCGGCGAGGGACTGCATGACCGGGGTCTGGACTCAAGATGTAGGTGGTCCTGAGGAGGAACAATGTTACAAACGTTAAGAGACTTGAAGTGGGCGGGTCTCCAGATTCCACCAATGCTAACACGCTCTCTGCTTAAAGGtctaccccaaggttctgtaccAAGTCCCCAGAATATGTCTGGTTTTGTGCTGCTGCTGGTCATGACACACGATATGCTTGATTTACCGCCGCCCACGGGTCAGACCTTGTCTTATTTAAGATTCTCCCTTTCAGGAGGCAGAGTCCGCCAACATTCTTTAGTCTAAAATGATGAGaggtgacaagaactaaagttTAACAATTGATCCTACAAATAAGAAATACCAGGCCTAGAGAGAAGGTGTCAAGCTAACAAGAGGTCAAAGCAATCTCTCTaattcagggctattcaactacacaaTGAAGAGGACCGCAGTTTCAGGAGTCCGAGGGCTCGggggccggacatcaaaatgtggatgtttggtgagaaagtgcctccgcaggttatattcctttgagacttacTTACagtatttacaaagtaaacactgcgctgtcaataaattcattattctgccctcactactcaattccagcgtgtgcagctagttaacagcatgaagaaacagaaactccagaagttttgttagGGATTGATGTTCCTAATTCTGAATTATTTTCTTCATTTCCTTATTTTGTTTTTCATTTCGGATTGTAAAACTGAAATTAT from Entelurus aequoreus isolate RoL-2023_Sb linkage group LG10, RoL_Eaeq_v1.1, whole genome shotgun sequence includes the following:
- the LOC133658913 gene encoding dual specificity protein phosphatase 19-like isoform X1, whose product is MQSLAEEIQSFSRTRLKRQCTRVTSLSGRRIIETWKGSMMTVVDDPAAPEKMLGYVPDASWDLQVGVVKPYLLLGSQDAAHDFSTLRRHKVSHILNVAFGVENVFPDLFVYKTVSILDQPDTDLVPHLQECCDFILQARAEKGVVLVHCNTGISRAPAAVIGYLMSCDDRSFDDALSVVAAARPATCPNPGFLNQLRKYQAEKTAASKH
- the LOC133658913 gene encoding dual specificity protein phosphatase 19-like isoform X2 produces the protein MQSLAEEIQSFSRTRLKRQCTRVTSLSGRRIIETWKGSMMTVVDDPAAPEKMLGYVPDASWDLQVGVVKPYLLLGSQDAAHDFSTLRRHKVSHILNVAFGVENVFPDLFVYKTVSILDQPDTDLVPHLQECCDFILQARAEGSLEPISAAFGRKAGYTLDKSPPHRRANTDRQTTFSYYYNQMTAVISMRLFSNISV